A window from Micromonospora profundi encodes these proteins:
- the dnaJ gene encoding molecular chaperone DnaJ: protein MSSKDWLEKDFYAVLGVDKAASADDIKKAYRKLARESHPDHNPGDPKAEERFKAVSEAYNVLSDAGRRREYDEMRSLFGSGAFRRNARGSGQPGGVPFDVSDLFGGGAGGGGDRRFGGAGFQDLFSSIFSGGQAGGQATARGPARGRDVETEVALDFGDAVRGVTLPLTLRAPGVCDTCHGNGAKPGTQPRTCPVCHGAGVTTRDQGSFSFSEPCRNCQGVGTVVEEKCPECHGSGGVTKTRTLNVRFPAGVADGQRIRLAGRGEPGERGGPAGDLFVHVKVRPDELFGRTGDDLTLTVPVTFAEAVLGTDLRVPTLDGAVTLRVPPGTPSGRVLRARGKGVVRRDGQAGDLLVTLEVVVPARLSDEARTALEAFAEQSPAAAREHLDARVRRVS, encoded by the coding sequence GTGAGTTCGAAGGACTGGCTCGAGAAGGACTTCTACGCCGTGCTCGGCGTGGACAAGGCCGCCTCCGCGGATGACATCAAGAAGGCGTACCGCAAGCTGGCCCGGGAATCGCATCCGGATCACAACCCGGGCGACCCGAAGGCCGAGGAGCGGTTCAAGGCCGTGTCCGAGGCGTACAACGTGTTGTCGGACGCCGGCCGTCGCCGGGAGTACGACGAGATGCGCTCGCTGTTCGGCTCGGGCGCGTTCCGGCGCAACGCCCGTGGCTCCGGCCAGCCGGGCGGCGTGCCGTTCGACGTGTCCGACCTGTTCGGTGGCGGTGCGGGCGGTGGCGGTGACCGTCGCTTCGGCGGTGCCGGCTTCCAGGACCTGTTCAGCTCGATCTTCTCCGGCGGGCAGGCGGGCGGGCAGGCAACTGCGCGTGGTCCGGCCCGCGGCCGGGACGTGGAGACCGAGGTGGCGCTGGACTTCGGCGACGCGGTCCGCGGGGTGACCCTGCCGCTGACGTTGCGCGCCCCGGGCGTCTGCGACACCTGCCACGGCAACGGTGCCAAGCCCGGCACCCAGCCGCGTACCTGCCCGGTGTGCCACGGCGCTGGCGTGACGACTCGGGACCAGGGGTCGTTCAGCTTCTCCGAGCCGTGCCGCAACTGTCAGGGCGTCGGCACGGTCGTGGAGGAGAAGTGCCCGGAGTGCCACGGCAGCGGCGGTGTCACAAAGACCCGCACGCTTAACGTGCGCTTCCCTGCCGGAGTGGCCGACGGCCAGCGCATCCGGCTTGCCGGGCGCGGTGAGCCAGGTGAGCGCGGCGGACCGGCCGGTGACCTGTTCGTGCACGTCAAGGTTCGACCGGACGAGCTGTTCGGGCGTACCGGAGACGACCTGACTCTGACCGTGCCGGTGACCTTCGCGGAGGCCGTGCTGGGCACGGACCTGCGGGTGCCCACGCTCGACGGTGCGGTGACCCTGCGGGTTCCGCCGGGCACGCCCAGCGGGCGGGTGCTGCGGGCCCGAGGCAAGGGTGTGGTCCGCCGTGACGGGCAGGCCGGCGACCTGCTGGTCACGCTGGAGGTGGTGGTGCCGGCCCGCCTGTCCGACGAGGCGCGCACGGCACTTGAGGCGTTCGCCGAGCAGAGTCCGGCGGCGGCGCGGGAACATCTCGACGCCCGGGTGCGTCGGGTCAGTTAG
- the grpE gene encoding nucleotide exchange factor GrpE, producing the protein MTQKSRAADPDDAGSTPGGSAPTEPATGDEERVVIRNNRKLTDTTEPEGTATDAGSDVSAEGLVEDAEVVVDEIEIEATSVEGSTPSGPPVVDAPAQPVDGGGTGTSLGAELEALRAELEERTRDVQRVSAEYANYRKRVDRDRSLVQEQATGSVLAALLPILDDLDRAREHGDLVGPFGSVAEQLTTALGKFGLAAFGEQGDPFDPTRHEAVAHQTSADVSEPTCVQVMRRGYQLGERLLRPALVAVADPE; encoded by the coding sequence CCCGGACGACGCCGGGTCGACGCCGGGTGGCTCCGCGCCCACGGAGCCAGCCACCGGTGACGAGGAGCGGGTGGTCATCCGCAACAACCGCAAGCTCACCGACACGACGGAGCCGGAGGGCACCGCCACCGACGCGGGGAGCGACGTCTCGGCCGAGGGCCTCGTCGAGGATGCCGAGGTAGTGGTCGACGAGATCGAGATCGAGGCGACCTCTGTCGAAGGGTCGACGCCGTCCGGTCCGCCGGTGGTGGACGCCCCGGCGCAGCCCGTCGACGGCGGCGGCACCGGGACGTCACTCGGTGCCGAGCTGGAGGCGCTCCGGGCCGAGTTGGAGGAGCGGACCAGGGACGTGCAGCGGGTGTCGGCGGAGTACGCCAACTACCGCAAGCGGGTCGACCGGGACCGCAGCCTGGTGCAGGAGCAGGCGACCGGCTCTGTGCTGGCCGCGCTGCTGCCGATCCTCGACGACCTCGACCGGGCGAGGGAACACGGCGACCTGGTCGGGCCGTTCGGCTCGGTGGCGGAGCAGCTCACCACCGCGCTGGGCAAGTTCGGCCTGGCCGCCTTCGGCGAGCAGGGCGACCCGTTCGACCCGACCCGGCACGAGGCGGTCGCGCACCAGACCTCGGCCGACGTCAGCGAGCCGACCTGCGTGCAGGTCATGCGCCGCGGCTACCAGCTCGGTGAGCGGCTGCTGCGCCCCGCGCTGGTAGCGGTCGCGGATCCGGAATAG